From the Hevea brasiliensis isolate MT/VB/25A 57/8 chromosome 15, ASM3005281v1, whole genome shotgun sequence genome, one window contains:
- the LOC110658719 gene encoding anaphase-promoting complex subunit 4 isoform X1, translating into METDEEQRLLPFQLQFDKPVTSQIKIAEWNPEKDLLAMVTEDSKILLHRFNWQRLWTISPGRCITSLCWRPDGKAIAVGLEDGTISLHDVENGKLLRSLKSHAVAVVCLNWEEDGQLNKDGSHNFSTYEDRTPRFFPPAPRPPRTPGVVCGDAGFMDDNEDSYQELSNSSYQRFNVLCSADNDGSICFSIFGIFPIGKINIHKFSVPAPFVDEQSTCQLMNASTYKVALSKDLCRLIVMCSGELNGNMVESKQSQMAGHGMHGSHGLVLDTSIFFNRKNELHQLAQQASNIEELTEVIRASLSVMMKQWSDAMRMFHEKFDSLSTLIIDHALDSSPQEEFLSVLGGARTSPAVHQFLVNTLGEVGVKRVSKVVCGAGKELQHIVLDHMQPAAEIIAFRMGELRALSRWRARYQGIGLDEMLINNATEKSGMMLVQIERFMRVLASVEQQFSNFFNWLLKCIKLLMQEPSDQLLPYNSELVVTFLKFLYDQDPVRQFLELSEVHNIEVGSETMQRVKELVHFGGFSDIEYLRRTLAKEFQEMEYSFKEAFQMPFTTISRKILCEDLLPLFPLPSSSASMSMTIPMSISYYEEVSQIVSSYKTGQHGLVDYTCFQVPKEPSSNISNCIGIMRGFMCDSRSSKNSHTSLEAVLLSIPAGYDCVDLSLYKDTHIVLLLNGTVTSSESSGDACMMVVQARDLPFISLSRSSLLNIWKSHQLKDAVVQLQMENEKVRYIPHSVVAPLAVSASRGVACVFAARKRALVYILEEDEDEVLDTE; encoded by the exons ATGGAAACAGATGAGGAGCAGCGGCTGCTTCCATTTCAGCTTCAATTTGACAAACCCGTCACCTCTCAG ATCAAAATTGCGGAGTGGAACCCAGAGAAGGATTTACTGGCCATGGTGACAGAGGATTCTAAGATTTTGCTTCATAGATTCAACTGGCAGAGGTTGTGGACCATATCCCCTG GAAGGTGTATTACATCCTTGTGTTGGCGTCCTGATGGTAAAGCAATAGCTGTTGGGCTTGAAGATGGAACCATTTCCTTGCATGATGTTGAG AATGGGAAGTTATTGAGAAGCTTGAAGTCTCATGCGGTTGCAGTTGTGTGTCTTAACTGGGAGGAGGACggacaattgaataag GATGGTTCTCATAACTTCTCAACTTATGAAGACCGTACTCCTCGTTTCTTCCCTCCTGCTCCTCGGCCTCCTCGGACGCCTGGTGTGGTGTGTGGAGATGCTGGTTTCATGGATGACAATGAAGATTCATATCAAGAGTTGTCAAATTCTTCATACCAACGATTTAATGTTCTGTGTAGCGCAGACAATGATGGAAGCATTTGCTTCAGTATATTTGGAATATTTCCAATAGGAAAAATT AACATACACAAGTTTTCTGTTCCTGCACCCTTTGTGGATGAACAATCTACTTGCCAGTTAATGAATGCTTCCACCTACAAG GTTGCTTTGTCAAAAGACCTTTGCCGTTTGATTGTCATGTGCTCAGGAGAACTTAATGGAAATATGGTTGAATCAAAACAAAGTCAAATGGCTGGGCATGGTATGCATGGCTCACATGGCTTAGTGCTTGATACATCTATATTTTTTAATAG GAAAAATGAGCTCCATCAGTTGGCCCAACAAGCTTCTAACATTGAGGAGTTAACTGAGGTTATCCGGGCATCATTATCAGTTATGATGAAGCAGTGGTCAGATGCCATGCGCATGTTTCATGAAAAGTTTGATTCCCTATCTACTTTGATTATTGACCATG CCCTGGACTCAAGTCCCCAAGAGGAGTTTCTAAGCGTTTTGGGTGGTGCTCGGACTAGTCCGGCAGTACACCAATTTCTGGTTAATACTCTTGGTGAAGTG GGTGTGAAGCGTGTGTCAAAGGTTGTTTGTGGTGCTGGAAAAGAACTTCAGCATATTGTTCTTGATCACATGCAG CCTGCTGCAGAAATTATTGCATTTAGGATGGGAGAACTAAGAGCACTTTCGAGATGGCGTGCACGCTACCAAGGTATTGGTTTGGACGAGATGCTTATCAATAATGCGACAGAAAAATCTGGCATGATGTTAGTACAAATTGAACGGTTTATGAGGGTCCTTGCATCTGTGGAGCAGCAG TTTTCAAATTTCTTCAATTGGCTTCTTAAGTGTATAAAGCTTCTTATGCAAGAACCAAGTGATCAGCTTCTGCCATATAACAG TGAACTTGTTGTCACATTCTTGAAGTTCTTATATGATCAAGATCCAGTTAGGCAGTTTCTGGAACTTTCTGAAGTTCATAATATTGAAGTAGGCTC GGAAACAATGCAAAGAGTCAAAGAATTAGTTCATTTTGGAGGATTTTCAGATATTGAATATCTGCGAAGGACATTAGCTAAAGAATTTCAAGAAATGGAGTACAg CTTCAAGGAGGCTTTTCAGATGCCCTTCACGACAATCTCAAGAAAAATACTCTGTGAGGATTTGCTGCCACTGTTTCCACTTCCATCTTCATCAGCATCTATGTCCATGACAATTCCTATGTCAATATCATACTATGAG GAAGTCTCCCAAATAGTTTCATCTTATAAGACTGGTCAACATGGCCTTGTTGATTACACATGCTTCCAAGTACCAAAAGAACCTTCTTCAAATATTTCAAATTGTATAGGCATAATGAGAGGATTTATGTGTGACTCAAGAAGTTCAAAGAACAGCCATACATCATTGGAAGCTGTATTGTTGTCTATTCCTGCTGGTTATGACTGCGTCGATCTGTCTTTATATAAG GATACTCACATTGTCTTGCTATTAAATGGGACTGTCACATCTTCTGAAAGTTCTGGAGATGCTTGTATGATGGTTGTGCAAGCTAGAGACCTTCCATTTATATCTCTTTCAAGATCCAGTTTGCTGAACATTTGGAAATCGCATCAACTTAAG GATGCTGTTGTGCAGCTGCAAATGGAGAATGAAAAGGTTCGCTACATTCCTCATTCTGTAGTAGCTCCATTGGCAGTTAGTG CATCTAGAGGCGTAGCATGTGTTTTTGCTGCAAGAAAGCGTGCATTGGTTTACATCctggaagaagatgaagatgaagttCTGGATACAGAATGA
- the LOC110658719 gene encoding anaphase-promoting complex subunit 4 isoform X2: protein MADNKNVISDVISVMTMITEHKLNGSNYLEWSKTIRVYLRSIDKDDHLTKDPPTDDTRQTWLREDARLFLQFRNSIHSENIHKFSVPAPFVDEQSTCQLMNASTYKVALSKDLCRLIVMCSGELNGNMVESKQSQMAGHGMHGSHGLVLDTSIFFNRKNELHQLAQQASNIEELTEVIRASLSVMMKQWSDAMRMFHEKFDSLSTLIIDHALDSSPQEEFLSVLGGARTSPAVHQFLVNTLGEVGVKRVSKVVCGAGKELQHIVLDHMQPAAEIIAFRMGELRALSRWRARYQGIGLDEMLINNATEKSGMMLVQIERFMRVLASVEQQFSNFFNWLLKCIKLLMQEPSDQLLPYNSELVVTFLKFLYDQDPVRQFLELSEVHNIEVGSETMQRVKELVHFGGFSDIEYLRRTLAKEFQEMEYSFKEAFQMPFTTISRKILCEDLLPLFPLPSSSASMSMTIPMSISYYEEVSQIVSSYKTGQHGLVDYTCFQVPKEPSSNISNCIGIMRGFMCDSRSSKNSHTSLEAVLLSIPAGYDCVDLSLYKDTHIVLLLNGTVTSSESSGDACMMVVQARDLPFISLSRSSLLNIWKSHQLKDAVVQLQMENEKVRYIPHSVVAPLAVSASRGVACVFAARKRALVYILEEDEDEVLDTE from the exons atggcagacaataagaatgttatttctgatgtgatttcgGTGATGACTatgatcacggaacacaaacttaatggttcgaattacctggagtggagtaagactattagggtctatttgcgtagcattgataaggatgatcaccttactaaagatccacctacggatgatacacgacaaacttggctaagggaggatgctcggttgtttttgcagtttcgaaactcgattcacagtgag AACATACACAAGTTTTCTGTTCCTGCACCCTTTGTGGATGAACAATCTACTTGCCAGTTAATGAATGCTTCCACCTACAAG GTTGCTTTGTCAAAAGACCTTTGCCGTTTGATTGTCATGTGCTCAGGAGAACTTAATGGAAATATGGTTGAATCAAAACAAAGTCAAATGGCTGGGCATGGTATGCATGGCTCACATGGCTTAGTGCTTGATACATCTATATTTTTTAATAG GAAAAATGAGCTCCATCAGTTGGCCCAACAAGCTTCTAACATTGAGGAGTTAACTGAGGTTATCCGGGCATCATTATCAGTTATGATGAAGCAGTGGTCAGATGCCATGCGCATGTTTCATGAAAAGTTTGATTCCCTATCTACTTTGATTATTGACCATG CCCTGGACTCAAGTCCCCAAGAGGAGTTTCTAAGCGTTTTGGGTGGTGCTCGGACTAGTCCGGCAGTACACCAATTTCTGGTTAATACTCTTGGTGAAGTG GGTGTGAAGCGTGTGTCAAAGGTTGTTTGTGGTGCTGGAAAAGAACTTCAGCATATTGTTCTTGATCACATGCAG CCTGCTGCAGAAATTATTGCATTTAGGATGGGAGAACTAAGAGCACTTTCGAGATGGCGTGCACGCTACCAAGGTATTGGTTTGGACGAGATGCTTATCAATAATGCGACAGAAAAATCTGGCATGATGTTAGTACAAATTGAACGGTTTATGAGGGTCCTTGCATCTGTGGAGCAGCAG TTTTCAAATTTCTTCAATTGGCTTCTTAAGTGTATAAAGCTTCTTATGCAAGAACCAAGTGATCAGCTTCTGCCATATAACAG TGAACTTGTTGTCACATTCTTGAAGTTCTTATATGATCAAGATCCAGTTAGGCAGTTTCTGGAACTTTCTGAAGTTCATAATATTGAAGTAGGCTC GGAAACAATGCAAAGAGTCAAAGAATTAGTTCATTTTGGAGGATTTTCAGATATTGAATATCTGCGAAGGACATTAGCTAAAGAATTTCAAGAAATGGAGTACAg CTTCAAGGAGGCTTTTCAGATGCCCTTCACGACAATCTCAAGAAAAATACTCTGTGAGGATTTGCTGCCACTGTTTCCACTTCCATCTTCATCAGCATCTATGTCCATGACAATTCCTATGTCAATATCATACTATGAG GAAGTCTCCCAAATAGTTTCATCTTATAAGACTGGTCAACATGGCCTTGTTGATTACACATGCTTCCAAGTACCAAAAGAACCTTCTTCAAATATTTCAAATTGTATAGGCATAATGAGAGGATTTATGTGTGACTCAAGAAGTTCAAAGAACAGCCATACATCATTGGAAGCTGTATTGTTGTCTATTCCTGCTGGTTATGACTGCGTCGATCTGTCTTTATATAAG GATACTCACATTGTCTTGCTATTAAATGGGACTGTCACATCTTCTGAAAGTTCTGGAGATGCTTGTATGATGGTTGTGCAAGCTAGAGACCTTCCATTTATATCTCTTTCAAGATCCAGTTTGCTGAACATTTGGAAATCGCATCAACTTAAG GATGCTGTTGTGCAGCTGCAAATGGAGAATGAAAAGGTTCGCTACATTCCTCATTCTGTAGTAGCTCCATTGGCAGTTAGTG CATCTAGAGGCGTAGCATGTGTTTTTGCTGCAAGAAAGCGTGCATTGGTTTACATCctggaagaagatgaagatgaagttCTGGATACAGAATGA
- the LOC110658719 gene encoding anaphase-promoting complex subunit 4 isoform X3: MDDNEDSYQELSNSSYQRFNVLCSADNDGSICFSIFGIFPIGKINIHKFSVPAPFVDEQSTCQLMNASTYKVALSKDLCRLIVMCSGELNGNMVESKQSQMAGHGMHGSHGLVLDTSIFFNRKNELHQLAQQASNIEELTEVIRASLSVMMKQWSDAMRMFHEKFDSLSTLIIDHALDSSPQEEFLSVLGGARTSPAVHQFLVNTLGEVGVKRVSKVVCGAGKELQHIVLDHMQPAAEIIAFRMGELRALSRWRARYQGIGLDEMLINNATEKSGMMLVQIERFMRVLASVEQQFSNFFNWLLKCIKLLMQEPSDQLLPYNSELVVTFLKFLYDQDPVRQFLELSEVHNIEVGSETMQRVKELVHFGGFSDIEYLRRTLAKEFQEMEYSFKEAFQMPFTTISRKILCEDLLPLFPLPSSSASMSMTIPMSISYYEEVSQIVSSYKTGQHGLVDYTCFQVPKEPSSNISNCIGIMRGFMCDSRSSKNSHTSLEAVLLSIPAGYDCVDLSLYKDTHIVLLLNGTVTSSESSGDACMMVVQARDLPFISLSRSSLLNIWKSHQLKDAVVQLQMENEKVRYIPHSVVAPLAVSASRGVACVFAARKRALVYILEEDEDEVLDTE; the protein is encoded by the exons ATGGATGACAATGAAGATTCATATCAAGAGTTGTCAAATTCTTCATACCAACGATTTAATGTTCTGTGTAGCGCAGACAATGATGGAAGCATTTGCTTCAGTATATTTGGAATATTTCCAATAGGAAAAATT AACATACACAAGTTTTCTGTTCCTGCACCCTTTGTGGATGAACAATCTACTTGCCAGTTAATGAATGCTTCCACCTACAAG GTTGCTTTGTCAAAAGACCTTTGCCGTTTGATTGTCATGTGCTCAGGAGAACTTAATGGAAATATGGTTGAATCAAAACAAAGTCAAATGGCTGGGCATGGTATGCATGGCTCACATGGCTTAGTGCTTGATACATCTATATTTTTTAATAG GAAAAATGAGCTCCATCAGTTGGCCCAACAAGCTTCTAACATTGAGGAGTTAACTGAGGTTATCCGGGCATCATTATCAGTTATGATGAAGCAGTGGTCAGATGCCATGCGCATGTTTCATGAAAAGTTTGATTCCCTATCTACTTTGATTATTGACCATG CCCTGGACTCAAGTCCCCAAGAGGAGTTTCTAAGCGTTTTGGGTGGTGCTCGGACTAGTCCGGCAGTACACCAATTTCTGGTTAATACTCTTGGTGAAGTG GGTGTGAAGCGTGTGTCAAAGGTTGTTTGTGGTGCTGGAAAAGAACTTCAGCATATTGTTCTTGATCACATGCAG CCTGCTGCAGAAATTATTGCATTTAGGATGGGAGAACTAAGAGCACTTTCGAGATGGCGTGCACGCTACCAAGGTATTGGTTTGGACGAGATGCTTATCAATAATGCGACAGAAAAATCTGGCATGATGTTAGTACAAATTGAACGGTTTATGAGGGTCCTTGCATCTGTGGAGCAGCAG TTTTCAAATTTCTTCAATTGGCTTCTTAAGTGTATAAAGCTTCTTATGCAAGAACCAAGTGATCAGCTTCTGCCATATAACAG TGAACTTGTTGTCACATTCTTGAAGTTCTTATATGATCAAGATCCAGTTAGGCAGTTTCTGGAACTTTCTGAAGTTCATAATATTGAAGTAGGCTC GGAAACAATGCAAAGAGTCAAAGAATTAGTTCATTTTGGAGGATTTTCAGATATTGAATATCTGCGAAGGACATTAGCTAAAGAATTTCAAGAAATGGAGTACAg CTTCAAGGAGGCTTTTCAGATGCCCTTCACGACAATCTCAAGAAAAATACTCTGTGAGGATTTGCTGCCACTGTTTCCACTTCCATCTTCATCAGCATCTATGTCCATGACAATTCCTATGTCAATATCATACTATGAG GAAGTCTCCCAAATAGTTTCATCTTATAAGACTGGTCAACATGGCCTTGTTGATTACACATGCTTCCAAGTACCAAAAGAACCTTCTTCAAATATTTCAAATTGTATAGGCATAATGAGAGGATTTATGTGTGACTCAAGAAGTTCAAAGAACAGCCATACATCATTGGAAGCTGTATTGTTGTCTATTCCTGCTGGTTATGACTGCGTCGATCTGTCTTTATATAAG GATACTCACATTGTCTTGCTATTAAATGGGACTGTCACATCTTCTGAAAGTTCTGGAGATGCTTGTATGATGGTTGTGCAAGCTAGAGACCTTCCATTTATATCTCTTTCAAGATCCAGTTTGCTGAACATTTGGAAATCGCATCAACTTAAG GATGCTGTTGTGCAGCTGCAAATGGAGAATGAAAAGGTTCGCTACATTCCTCATTCTGTAGTAGCTCCATTGGCAGTTAGTG CATCTAGAGGCGTAGCATGTGTTTTTGCTGCAAGAAAGCGTGCATTGGTTTACATCctggaagaagatgaagatgaagttCTGGATACAGAATGA